A part of Ascochyta rabiei chromosome 3, complete sequence genomic DNA contains:
- a CDS encoding Protein disulfide-isomerase — protein MVRLSTYLAATAALALNAQAESMYSKKSGVVNLSGTDYDRIVEFYAPWCGHCKNLKPAYEKAAQSLAGIAKVAAVNCDEEMNKPFCGQMGVQGFPTLKIVRPGKKPGKPTVEDYQGPRSAKGIVDAVKDKVPNIVKRVQDKNLDAWLQENKETAKAILFSDKGIVSATLRALAIDFAGVVSLAQIKKTEKAAVDKYGITDFPSLILLPPGSDEPIKHEGKLEKDAMVKFLSQVAPPNPDCPGPKEKKPKKDSKKESKSSSKFAKASASHKSADSSSAAASATEETVQEPIAVTESPDPNVKDEDTPEPVVLPVEDAKPAVPSIADAAELQSLCLNDRAKTCILAILPPDDASDAAMSAMSVIATLSAIHKKHGSKLFPFVSVPPSNPLADTLRSELSFGNDDTVHLVATHGKRAWYKKYPGTTFGAQEVEQWVDAIRMGEGKKEKLSATLIASGAQEAVKEKVAEKEPVQINVEEILEDTPNHNEL, from the exons ATGGTCCGTCTGTCCACCTACCTCGCCGCCACGGCCGCCCTGGCCCTCAATGCACAGGCCGAGAGCATGTACAGCAAGAAGTCGGGCGTCGTCAACCTCTCCGGCACCGACTACGACCGC ATCGTCGAGTTCTACGCTCCGTGGTGCGGCCACTGCAAGAACCTCAAGCCCGCCTACGAAAAGGCTGCGCAGTCCCTCGCCGGCATTGCCAAGGTCGCCGCCGTCAACTGCGATGAAGAGATGAACAAGCCCTTCTGCGGCCAGATGGGCGTCCAGGGCTTCCCCACCCTCAAGATCGTACGACCGGGCAAGAAGCCGGGCAAGCCCACCGTCGAGGACTACCAGGGCCCGCGCTCGGCCAAGGGCATTGTAGACGCTGTCAAGGACAAGGTCCCCAACATCGTCAAGAGGGTACAGGACAAGAACCTCGACGCGTGGCTACAGGAGAACAAGGAGACAGCCAAGGCTATCCTTTTCAGCGACAAGGGCATAGTCAGCGCTACACTGAGAGCCCTGGCCATTGATTTCGCCGGTGTCGTTTCCCTCGCGCAGATCAAGAAGACGGAGAAAGCCGCCGTCGACAAGTACGGCATCACCGACTTCCCCTCTTTGATCCTCTTGCCCCCTGGCTCAGACGAGCCCATCAAGCACGAGGGCAAGCTCGAGAAGGACGCCATGGTCAAGTTCCTGTCGCAAGTCGCTCCGCCAAACCCAGACTGCCCTGGTcccaaggagaagaagcccAAGAAGGACAGCAAGAAGGAATCAAAGTCTTCCAGCAAGTTCGCCAAAGCCTCAGCTTCTCACAAGTCTGCAGACTCGTCTTCGGCTGCTGCGTCTGCCACAGAAGAGACTGTCCAAGAGCCTATCGCAGTGACCGAGTCTCCAGACCCGAACGTCAAGGACGAAGACACACCGGAACCTGTGGTTCTGCCTGTTGAAGACGCTAAGCCTGCCGTTCCCTCCATTGCCGATGCTGCTGAGCTCCAATCACTCTGCTTGAACGACCGAGCCAAGACCTGTATCCTGGCCATCCTGCCTCCAGACGACGCCTCTGATGCTGCCATGTCCGCCATGTCTGTCATTGCTACGCTGAGCGCTATCCACAAGAAGCACGGCAGCAAGCTCTTCCCCTTCGTCAGCGTCCCGCCATCGAACCCTCTTGCAGACACACTCCGATCTGAACTGAGCTTCGGAAACGACGACACCGTCCACCTCGTTGCGACCCACGGCAAACGTGCGTGGTATAAGAAGTACCCTGGTACCACCTTTGGTGCTCAAGAGGTTGAGCAATGGGTTGATGCTATTCGAATGGGCGAGGGCAAGAAAGAGAAGCTCTCGGCGACCCTGATTGCGTCTGGAGCACAGGAGGCAGTCAAAGAGAAGGTTGCAGAGAAGGAGCCTGTCCAGATCAATGTCGAGGAGATCTTGGAAGATACGCCTAATCACAACGAGCTTTAA
- a CDS encoding Vacuolar protein-sorting-associated protein 33, which produces MAPATPFNAAEITEKARRDLLLLLEGIRGKKNLVLEKALAGPLNLLVKFSTLQEYGVDKPFFLENDNVDASQRNVVFLVRGEKAKTVMRVADQIKRIRRESETEHEFSIFWVPRRTIVSDQLLEEAGVLGEASVSEWPLFFVPLADDVLSLEIEDTVSDLYLRKDPTSIYIAAKALMLQQRKYGLFPRIVGKGDNGKRLADLLIRMRTEVAAGETPSNTGPSFLGLSPSTTIDSLIIIDREVDFPTVLLTQLTYEGLIDEVFNISANQTEVDSSVVGGAAPQPGQTGSASTSMKRKIMIDPKDNLYSELGDANFAIVGSLLNKVARRLQSSTERNSLAAKSTSELRDFVARLPGYQAEQASLKLHTSLAEEIIKYTRTDTFTRCLEVQQNLMSGADPSTQHDLITELIDRGTPLPTILRLLCLESTTNAGIRAKDLDVFKRAIIQAFGPQHLLTLQSLENMSLLTPRGGATLAGGTGSSVKPGSVTNYTPLRKTLRLWDDEVNEASPKDISYTFSGYAPLSVRIVQSIIQKQTLANAIKPPTTPGAPLSSNPLAQGWRMFDDSSKYVRGATFNEVQTGNVSQKALKARQMLSGHGEGGKTVVVFFLGGVTRAEIAALRWVGGKLAESGGEGRGSRIVVACTNVLTGDGLVDGATEKGMFKA; this is translated from the exons ATGGCGCCCGCCACGCCCTTCAATGCCGCTGAAATCACGGAGAAGGCGCGGCGCGAcctgcttcttctgctcgAAGGT ATAAGAGGAAAGAAGAACTTGGTGTTGGAGAAGGCGCTTGCAGGTCCGTTGAACTTGCTGGTCAAGTTCTCTACGCTCCAGGAATATGGCGTGGATAAGCCGTTCTTCCTCGAGAACGACAACGTCGATGCGAGTCAGAGGAATGTAGTATTCCTTGTGAGGGGAGAGAAAGCGAAGACGGTCATGAGGGTTGCTG ACCAAATCAAACGCATACGAAGAGAAAGCGAAACCGAGCACGAATTCTCAATCTTCTGGGTCCCAAGGCGCACAATCGTCTCGGACCAACTGCTCGAAGAAGCCGGCGTGCTTGGTGAGGCCAGCGTCAGCGAGTGGCCACTGTTCTTCGTCCCTCTAGCTGATGACGTGCTGTCTCTTGAAATTGAAGATACAGTGTCGGACCTATACCTT CGTAAGGATCCTACATCAATATACATAGCAGCAAAGGCACTCATGTTGCAACAACGCAAGTATGGTCTCTTTCCGCGAATAGTTGGTAAGGGCGACAACGGCAAACGCCTCGCCGACCTTCTCATCCGGATGCGCACCGAAGTTGCAGCAGGTGAAACACCAAGCAATACTGGCCCATCATTCCTTGGTCTATCTCCCAGTACCACCATCGACAGCCTGATCATCATCGACCGGGAAGTCGACTTTCCCACCGTGTTACTCACTCAACTGACCTATGAGGGCCTTATCGACGAAGTCTTCAATATCTCTGCCAACCAAACCGAAGTTGATTCATCAGTTGTTGGCGGCGCAGCACCACAACCCGGCCAGACAGGCTCAGCATCCACCAGCATGAAGCGCAAGATCATGATCGACCCCAAGGACAACCTCTATAGCGAGTTAGGCGACGCCAATTTTGCCATTGTAGGATCCCTCCTCAATAAGGTGGCGCGCCGGCTGCAGTCGAGCACAGAGCGGAACAGCCTGGCCGCGAAATCGACTTCCGAATTGCGCGACTTTGTTGCCCGCCTTCCAGGCTACCAAGCCGAGCAGGCCAGCTTGAAGTTGCACACCTCTCTCGCAGAAGAGATAATAAAATACACCCGCACAGACACATTCACGCGTTGTCTCGAAGTGCAGCAAAACCTCATGTCCGGCGCCGACCCCAGCACACAGCACGACCTCATCACCGAACTGATCGACCGTGGCACGCCGCTCCCCACCATACTACGCCTCCTTTGTCTCGAGAGCACGACAAATGCTGGCATCCGCGCCAAAGACCTGGACGTTTTCAAACGCGCCATCATTCAAGCTTTCGGCCCCCAGCACCTGCTCACCCTCCAGTCTCTCGAGAACATGTCGCTACTAACCCCACGCGGCGGCGCCACCCTGGCCGGCGGAACAGGCAGCTCCGTAAAACCCGGGAGCGTAACAAACTACACGCCTCTGCGCAAGACGCTGCGCCTCTGGGACGACGAAGTCAACGAAGCCAGCCCCAAAGACATCAGCTACACCTTCTCCGGCTACGCCCCGCTGAGCGTCAGAATCGTGCAGTCCATCATCCAGAAGCAGACACTCGCCAACGCTATCAAACCGCCCACCACGCCCGGCGCGCCGCTGAGCTCCAACCCGCTAGCCCAGGGATGGAGGATGTTTGACGACTCGAGCAAGTACGTCCGCGGCGCTACCTTCAACGAGGTGCAGACGGGCAACGTGAGCCAGAAGGCGCTGAAGGCGAGGCAGATGCTGAGCGGGCACGGCGAGGGCGGCAAGACGgtcgtcgtcttcttccTGGGCGGCGTGACGAGGGCTGAGATTGCGGCGCTAAGGTGGGTGGGTGGGAAGTTGGCGGAGAGCGGCGGGGAGGGCAGGGGGAGCAGGATTGTGGTTGCCTGTACGAATGTGTTGACGGGCGATGGGCTGGTGGATGGGGCGACGGAGAAGGGCATGTTCAAGGCGTAG
- a CDS encoding Heat shock protein ssb1, with translation MSDEVYEGAIGIDLGTTYSCVANYEGTNVEIIANEQGSFTTPSFVSFTSEERLIGEAAKNQAAMNPENTVFDVKRLIGRRFDDETVKKDIQSWPFKVIAAGDSPMVQVEYLGETKQFSPQEISAMVLVKMKEVAETKLGKKVEKAVITVPAYFNDNQRQATKDAGAIAGLNVLRIINEPTAAAIAYGLGSGKSEKERNVLIYDLGGGTFDVSLLHIQGGVFTVKATAGDTHLGGSDFDTALLEHFKKEFLKRHKKDISSDPRALRRLRTACERAKRTLSNATQTTVEIDSLFDGEDFNANITRARFEDLNQKAFAGTLEPVGQVLKDAAIDKSKVDEIVLVGGSTRIPKIQKLLSDFFGGKKLEKSINPDEAVAYGAAVQAGILSGKATSAETADLLLLDVVPLSLGVAMEGNIFAPVVPRGNTVPTIKKRTFTTVADNQQTVQFPVFQGERVNCEDNTSLGEFTLAPIPPMKAGDAVLEVVFEVDVNGILKVTATEKTSGRSANITISNAVGKLSSTDIENMINDAAKFKSSDEAFSKKFEGRQQLESYISRVEEMVSDPTTAIRLKRGQKEKIESALSDAMAQLEIEDSTAEDLKKKELALKRVVTKAFSTR, from the exons ATGAGCGACGAAGTCTACGAGGGTGCCATTGGCATCGATCTTG GCACAACTTACTCTTGCGTTGCCAACTACGAGGGCACCAATGTCGAGATCA TTGCCAACGAGCAGGGTAGCTTCACCACCCCCTCGTTCGTCTCGTTCACCAGCGAGGAGCGTCTCATTGGTGAGGCAGCCAAGAACCAGGCTGCTATGAACCCTGAGAACACCGTCTTCGACGTCAA GCGTCTCATTGGTCGCCGTTTCGACGACGAGACCGTCAAGAAGGACATCCAGTCATGGCCTTTCAAGGTCATCGCCGCTGGCGACTCCCCTATGGTCCAGGTCGAGTACCTGGGCGAGACCAAGCAGTTCTCCCCCCAGGAGATCTCCGCCATGGTCCTCGTCAAG ATGAAGGAGGTTGCTGAGACCAAGCTCGGCAAGAAGGTCGAGAAGGCCGTCATCACCGTCCCCGCCTACTTCAACGACAACCAGCGTCAGGCTACCAAGGACGCCGGTGCCATTGCTGGTCTCAACGTTCTCCGTATCATCAACGAGCCTACCGCTGCCGCTATCGCTTACGGTCTCGGCTCCGGAAAGTCCGAGAAGGAGAGGAACGTCCTCATCTACGATCTCGGTGGTGGTACTTTCGATGTCTCCCTTCTGCACATCCAGGGTGGTGTCTTCACCGTTAAGGCTACTGCTGGAGA CACACATTTGGGTGGCTCCGACTTTGACACTGCCCTTCTTGAACACTTCAAGAAGGAGTTCCTCAAGCGCCACAAGAAAG ACATCTCCAGCGACCCTCGCGCTCTCCGCCGTCTCCGAACTGCTTGCGAGCGTGCCAAGCGTACTCTCTCCAACGCTACCCAGACCACTGTCGAGATCGATTCGCTGTTCGACGGTGAGGACTTCAACGCCAACATCACCCGTGCTCGTTTCGAGGACCTGAACCAGAAGGCTTTTGCCGGAACCCTCGAGCCCGTTGGCCAGGTTCTCAAGGATGCCGCGATCGACAAGAGCAAGGTTGACGAGATCGTCCTTGTTGGTGGTTCCACTCGTATCCCCAAGATCCAGAAGCTCCTCAGCGACTTCTTCGGTGGCAAGAAGCTCGAGAAGAGCATCAACCCCGATGAGGCTGTTGCCTACGGTGCCGCCGTCCAGGCTGGTATCCTCTCCGGAAAGGCCACCTCTGCCGAGACTGCTGACCTCCTGCTTCTCGATGTCGTTCCCCTCTCCCTCGGTGTCGCCATGGAGGGTAACATCTTCGCTCCCGTTGTTCCCCGTGGTAACACAGTTCCTACTA TCAAGAAG AGGACATTTACTACAGTTGCCGACAACCAACAGACCGTCCAGTTCCCCGTCTTCCAGGGTGAGCGTGTCAACTGCGAGGACAACACCTCTCTCGGAGAGTTCACCCTCGCTCCCATCCCTCCCATGAAGGCTGGTGATGCCGTTCTCGAGGTTGTCTTCGAGGTCGACGTCAACGGTATCCTCAAGGTCACCGCCACCGAGAAGACCTCCGGCCGCAGCGCAAACATCACCATCTCCAACGCTGTTGGTAAGCTCTCGTCCACCGACATCGAGAACATGATCAACGACGCCGCCAAGTTCAAGAGCTCCGACGAGGCTTTCTCCAAGAAGTTCGAGGGCAGGCAACAGCTCGAGTCCTACATCTCCCGTGTTGAGGAGATGGTCTCGGACCCCACTACTGCCATCCGCCTCAAGCGCGGCCAGAAGGAGAAGATCGAGTCTGCTCTCTCTGATGCTATGGCCCAACTCGAGATTGAAGACTCCACCGCCGAGGAccttaagaagaaggagctTGCGCTCAAGCGCGTCGTTACCAAGGCCTTCTCCACCCGATAA
- a CDS encoding N-terminal E2 ubiquitin-conjugating enzyme translates to MFATRRLGKELTKMQGQLPPGITLIKADNLESWLVDLQVLDANPIYAGETYRLKFTFSQNYPIEAPEVVFVKDESHPIPWHPHIYTNGIICLDLLDKQGWSPVHNVESVCVSLQSMLTSNTKKERPPGDDNFVRYNTQRPRDLSFVFHDNQV, encoded by the exons ATGTTTGCAACTAGGCGGTTAGGCAAG GAGTTGACAAAG ATGCAAGGGCAGCTCCCGCCCGGGATAACACTCATAAAAGCAGACAATCTCGAGAGCTGGCTCGTGGATCTTCAAGTGCTTGACGCGAACCCCATTTATGCGGGCGAGACATACAGACTCAAGTTCACCTTTAGCCAGAATTATCCCATCGAG GCCCCCGAAGTAGTGTTCGTAAAAGACGAGTCGCACCCGATACCCTGGCACCCACACATCTACACCAACGGCATCATCTGCCTCGACCTGCTTGACAAGCAAGGTTGGAGCCCTGTGCACAATGTGGAAAGCGTGTGTGTCAGTCTGCAAAGCATGCTCACAAGCAACACGAAGAAGGAAAGGCCACCGGGAGATGACAACTTCGTCAGGTACAACACGCAGAGACCGAGGGACTTGAGCTTTGTCTTCCACGATAATCAGGTCTAA
- a CDS encoding Peroxisomal membrane protein PAS20, whose product MSAPSPPKPWETSGGATSASVGLAGSSSSTTTSAAPSAGAPPPLPSVPDSLGAVANRNASTYSNMNRGYGASPYSSYGGGYSSPYSSFGGMGSMGSMYGGGYGGMYGGMNGMGMGGMYGGMGMPGDPNNPQSLTQSFSQSTQATFQLIENIVGAFGGFAQMLQSTYMATHSSFFAMVSVAEQFGNLRQTLGSVLGIYTVMRWIRTAIAKLTGRPLPADAMGLTPAGFAAFTGKLPDGSPAPPKPSKKPFFFFIAAVFGLPYLMGKLIKALARSQEEAEKRRMLENPQAAETVDPNKLEFCRALYDFTPDSNMSGMDLSIKKGDMVAVLSKSDPMGNASEWWRCRSRDGRMGYLPGIYLETIQRKQPAQITSGSQSGSPAGSRAQTMTSSSAPSRTATMTGESVEGPKVEGKAGDMGVESFQKGAFYS is encoded by the exons ATGTCTGCCCCGTCACCGCCAAAGCCGTGGGAAACAAGTGGAGGCGCAACCAGTGCCTCGGTTG GTCTCGCAGGGTCGAGTAGCAGCACAACAACATCAGCCGCACCGTCGGCGGGCGCACCTCCACCACTGCCATCAGTACCAGATTCGCTCGGCGCGGTCGCAAACAGAAACGCTTCGACGTACTCCAACATGAACAGGGGCTACGGCGCCTCGCCCTACAGCAGCTATGGCGGCGGCTACAGCTCGCCGTACTCGAGCTTCGGTGGCATGGGCTCGATGGGCTCAATGTACGGCGGTGGATACGGTGGCATGTATGGTGGCATGAACGGCATGGGAATGGGCGGCATGTACGGCGGCATGGGCATGCCCGGCGACCCGAACAACCCGCAGAGTCTCACGCAGTCGTTCAGCCAGAGCACGCAGGCAACATTCCAGCTGATCGAGAACATTGTCGGCGCATTCGGAGGCTTTGCGCAGATGCTGCAGAGCACGTACATGGCCACACATTCCTCCTTCTTCG CCATGGTCTCAGTCGCCGAGCAGTTTGGCAACCTACGACAGACACTCGGCTCCGTACTGGGCATCTACACAGTCATGCGATGGATACGGACGGCGATTGCGAAACTCACAGGGCGGCCTCTACCAGCGGATGCGATGGGATTGACACCTGCAGGCTTCGCTGCGTTTACAGGAAAGTTGCCTGACGGCTCGCCAGCGCCCCCGAAACCCTCGAAGAagcccttcttcttcttcatcgCCGCTGTCTTCGGTCTGCCGTATCTGATGGGCAAGCTGATCAAGGCCCTCGCACGGTCGCAAGAGGAGGCAGAGAAGCGACGCATGCTGGAGAATCCACAGGCTGCAGAGACTGTCGATCCGAATAAGCTCGAGTTCTGCCGTGCGCTGTACGACTTTACACCGGACTCGAACATGTCTGGCATGGACTTGTCAATCAAGAAGGGCGACATGGTTGCGGTGTTGAGCAAGAGCGATCCTATGGGTAATGCATCAGAGTGGTGGAGATGTCGCTCGAGAGACGGAAGAATGGGATACCTTCCCGGTATCTATTTGGAGACGATTCAGCGCAAGCAGCCTGCTCAGATCACAAGCGGAAGTCAGAGTGGCAGTCCAGCAGGCAGCAGAGCACAGACCATGACAAGCAGCAGCGCCCCGAGCCGGACTGCTACCATGACTGGGGAATCAGTCGAGGGGCCAAAGGTCGAAGGCAAGGCTGGCGATATGGGAGTAGAGAGCTTTCAAAAAGGAGCCTTCTACTCGTAG
- a CDS encoding target of Sbf has translation MRPSTTEALDPTTSSFDCECRSRTTITKDLERHPMATLGSGPGHPSTPIIDKAEVHKRAAAWDRIAYYSSAAPAQATGLSFLANLGDPQKSGTFDYAFGNSLSFVTPASNRVASESEAFAGTLDTSEYEIAVFSDKECDVDCPYWRPNATSHYGWAGSSKAFFIEFQMDHYQNRGTDQGLISDAPAWWFLNAAIPRILQYGNDRNNIPCSCWSTGCGEFDAFEVLGNGEERAKSTLHRQGNLEGGDSNYFKRPVGRSLKFAVVWHYPHMTATVLDEDYDFPEALTEDEIESLIAYDPDSWVHSMFPVGD, from the exons ATGCGGCCTTCGACTACCGAAGCTTTGGATCCCACAACGTCAAGTTTCGATTGTGAGTGTCGCAGTCGTACGACAATCACCAAAGACCTCGAGCGTCATCCCATGGCTACGTTGGGGTCCGGGCCAGGGCACCCTTCAACCCCAATCATAGACAAAGCCGAAGTTCACAAAAGAGCTGCAGCTTGGGATCGTATTGCATACTACTCGTCGGCAGCGCCAGCTCAAGCAACGGGGCTCTCGTTCCTTGCGAACCTGGGAGATCCACAGAAGTCTGGTACCTTTGACTA TGCATTTGGCAACTCACTGAGCTTTGTTACTCCCGCTAGCAACAGGGTCGCATCCGAGAGCGAAGCTTTCGCTGGCACGCTTGATACGTCCGAGTACGAGATCGCAGTCTTCTCTGACAAGGAGTGCGATGTCGATTGTCCGTACTGGAGACCGAATGCTACATCACATT ACGGTTGGGCTGGCTCTTCAAAAGCTTTCTTCATCGAGTTTCAAATGGACCACTATCAGAACCGCGGTACGGACCAAGGCCTGATCTCCGACGCACCAGCATGGTGGTTTCTTAACGCGGCCATTCCCCGCATCCTCCAGTATGGCAATGATCGCAACAACATACCCTGCTCTTGCTGGTCGACAGGTTGCGGAGAGTTTGACGCCTTCGAAGTCCTCGGGAACGGAGAGGAAAGGGCCAAGAGCACCCTGCACCGGCAAGGGAACTTGGAAGGAGGTGATTCGAACTATTTCAAGAGGCCTGTTGGTAGAAGTTTGAAGTTCGCAGTGGTGTGGCACTACCCACACATGACTGCAACGGTGCTAGATGAAGACTACGACTTCCCAGAGGCATTGACCGAAGACGAGATAGAGAGCCTGATAGCATACGATCCGGACAGCTGGGTGCACTCGATGTTTCCTGTAGGCGACTGA
- a CDS encoding ribosomal 40S subunit protein S13 gives MGRLHSNGKGISASAVPYSRNPPAWLKTTPEQVVEQIGKLAKKGATPSQIGEILRDSHGIAQVKIVTGNKILRILKSNGLAPEIPEDLYMLIKKAVAVRKHLSTNRKDKDSKFRLILIESRIHRLSRYYKTVGALPPTWRYESATASTLVA, from the exons ATGGGTCGTCTTCACAGCAACGGAAAGGGAATATCGGCCTCTGCCGTCCCCTACTCTCGCAACCCCCCCGCTTGGTTGAAGACCACTCCCGAGCAGGTCGTTGAGCAGATCGGCAAGCTCGCAAAGAAGGGTGCCACTCCCTCCCAGATTGGCGAGATCCTTCGTGACTCTCACGGCATCGCCCAGGTCAAGA TTGTCACTGGTAACAAGATCCTCCGTATCTTGAAGTCAAACG GCCTCGCCCCCGAGATCCCCGAGGACCTCTACATGCTTATCAAGAAGGCCGTTGCCGTCCGCAAGCACCTTTCCACCAACCGCAAGGACAAGGACTCCAAGTT CCGCCTCATTCTCATCGAGTCCCGTATCCACCGTCTCTCCCGCTACTACAAGACCGTCGGTGCCCTCCCCCCTACCTGGAGGTACGAGAGCGCCACCGCCTCTACCCTTGTCGCATAA
- a CDS encoding GABA/polyamine transporter yields the protein MSSTHKRAVADEPVTSVLPGGDVPYDASREFNADEEVLAALGYKSEFKREFSLFTTFCVSFAVLGLLPSFASTLYYGMGYAGTAGMTWGWIIAMIGIQCVACSMAELCSSMPTSGGLYYASAVLAPSGWGPFAAWITGWSNWLSQVTAAPSVNYGISAMILAAASIRDPTYVPTNYQTFLLTVFIMILHAIMSSLPTRWLAQINSGGSMFNFIALVVVIILIPAGTDREDRGLPKFTPSREVWGTIYEGTSFPPGISVLMSFIGVIWTMSGYDSPFHLAEECSNANLAAPRAIVLTSATGGIFGWFLQLVVAYTVVDIDGVLNSDLGQPFAAYLMQCMSEKTTLAILALTIIAGFSMGQGCMIAASRVTFAYARDDCFPLSNVWRQVNKHTQTPVNAVWLNCAVGIACLLLIFGGELAIGALFSIGAIAAFVAFTIPIFIRVFFVGSRFRPGPWNLGRFSIPTGTVASAFVILMVPVLCFPSVTGADLTVDVMNWTVVVYGVPMLLVCIWWVVSARRWFKGPKVNVAHMMHGEEQEILEGQNVRRSITSESGSGMPEKLQKVASPPSRHGE from the exons ATGTCATCGACGCACAAGCGCGCTGTCGCCGACGAACCGGTCACGAGCGTCTTGCCTGGCGGTGATGTGCCGTACGACGCATCCCGTGAGTTCAATGCGGATGAAGAAGTGCTGGCGGCGTTGGGATACAAGAGTGAATTCAAGAGAGAGTTCAGTCTGTTCACGACGTTCTGCGTGAGTTTTGCAGTGCTTGGGTTGCTGCCGAGTTTCGCAAGTACACTGTACTATGGCATGGGATATGCGGGAACCGCTG GCATGACCTGGGGGTGGATCATAGCCATGATCGGGATTCAATGTGTTGCATGCAGTATGGCAGAGTTGTGTAGCTCCATGCCGACAAGTGGAGGACTGTACTACGCGTCCGCAGTTCTTGCGCCTTCGGGCTGGGGACCGTTCGCTGCCTGGATTACAGGCTGGAGTAACTGGCTCTCTCAAGTTACGGCAGCGCCGTCCG TCAATTACGGCATCTCTGCCATGATCCTCGCTGCAGCCTCCATCCGCGATCCGACCTATGTCCCAACAAATTACCAGACATTCCTTCTCACCGTCTTCATTATGATTCTGCACGCCATCATGTCTTCTCTCCCAACACGGTGGCTCGCGCAAATTAACTCCGGCGGTTCCATGTTCAACTTCATTgccctcgtcgtcgtcatcatctTGATTCCGGCTGGCACCGACCGCGAAGACCGCGGTCTCCCCAAGTTCACACCCTCCCGCGAAGTCTGGGGCACCATCTACGAAGGCACATCCTTCCCACCGGGCATCTCCGTACTGATGAGTTTCATCGGTGTGATCTGGACCATGAGTGGCTACGATAGCCCATTCCATCTCGCGGAAGAGTGTTCGAATGCAAACCTCGCAGCACCTCGCGCCATCGTGCTCACCTCGGCAACCGGCGGGATATTCGGATGGTTCCTACAGCTTGTGGTCGCGTACACGGTCGTAGACATCGACGGGGTATTGAACTCGGACCTGGGACAACCTTTTGCTGCGTATCTGATGCAGTGCATGAGTGAGAAGACGACGCTTGCCATTCTCGCACTGACCATTATTGCGGGATTCTCAATGGGCCAGGGGTGCATGATCGCTGCAAGTCGAGTCACTTTTGCATATGCACGAGACGACTGCTTCCCGTTGAGCAATGTCTGGAGACAGGTCAACAAGCACACGCAGACACCGGTCAACGCTGTTTGGCTCAACTGCGCGGTCGGCATTGCTTGCCTGCTGCTCATCTTTGGGGGCGAGCTTGCGATAGGCGCTTTGTTTTCGATTGGTGCGATAGCAGCTTTTGT TGCATTCACAATTCCAATCTTCATCCGCGTCTTCTTCGTCGGCAGCCGTTTCCGCCCAGGCCCGTGGAACCTCGGACGCTTCTCGATCCCCACGGGCACCGTCGCCTCCGCGTTCGTCATCCTGATGGTGCCTGTTCTATGCTTCCCCAGCGTTACAGGCGCAGATCTAACAGTGGATGTGATGAACTGGACAGTCGTCGTGTACGGAGTGCCCATGTTGCTGGTGTGTATATGGTGGGTTGTGTCGGCGCGGAGGTGGTTCAAGGGGCCGAAGGTCAACGTGGCACACATGATGCACGGCGAGGAGCAGGAGATTCTCGAAGGTCAGAACGTGCGGCGGTCGATTACTTCCGAGTCGGGCAGCGGGATGCCGGAGAAGCTGCAAAAGGTAGCGTCTCCTCCATCACGACACGGGGAATAA